A portion of the Caenorhabditis elegans chromosome III genome contains these proteins:
- the spin-4 gene encoding MFS domain-containing protein (Confirmed by transcript evidence), giving the protein MMFYFAIPVGSGLGFISGSSISQATDSWQWGVRFSPIIGIACLGLMLWLLDEPVRGACDGARQNGDEADLIGDIKYLMSIKTFYLASAASIASFFSIGTMSWWTPQYVGFSYAVIHNVPKVPETELTQINLIFGIITCMAGLLGVATGSILSRAWRDGSSIFRNHATEKADVYICALSMFVALPFLFFAIFIAEYSTNGCLILIYFAIMSMCLNWSVNVDVLMYVVVANRRATALAVQTMVAHLFGDAASPYIIGVLSDMLRGDDASAVGHFFALQKALYVPTFMLVVAGAFYLAATFFVEDDRKEALYQMDAPDNWHHDDPSEDLDDLLSHENPETVEGVEEHPADMIVPLAHSDGDTA; this is encoded by the exons ATGATGTTCTATTTTGCAATTCCAGTTGGAAGTGGTCTCGGATTCATTTCTGGGTCAAGTATTTCACAGGCAACAGATTCATGGCAATGGGGTGTTCGATTTTCTCCGATTATTGGAATAGCTTGTCTTGGATTGATGTTATGGTTGTTGGATGAACCAGTGAGGGGAGCTTGTGATGGAGCACGGCAGAATGGAGATGAAGCTGATTTGATTGGCGATATTAAGTACTTGATGTCCAT TAAAACATTCTACCTCGCCTCGGCCGCCTCAATTGCCTCATTCTTCTCAATTGGAACAATGAGCTGGTGGACTCCACAATACGTTGGATTCTCGTATGCAGTTATTCATAATGTGCCAAAAGTACCGGAGACGGAGCTTACACA aatcaatcTAATCTTCGGAATCATAACATGCATGGCTGGCCTATTGGGTGTCGCTACAGGCTCAATTTTATCACGAGCATGGAGAGATGGTAGCTCAATCTTCCGTAATCATGCCACCGAAAAAGCCGACGTCTATATTTGTGCTCTATCAATGTTCGTGGCTCTTCCATTCCTCTTCTTTGCCATATTCATTGCTGAATACAGTACAAATGGCTGTCTAATTCTCATCTATTTCGCCATTATGTCAATGTGCCTGAACTGGTCTGTAAATGTGGATGTTCTCATGTACGTAGTGGTTGCAAACCGCCGGGCAACTGCTCTCGCCGTTCAGACAATGGTTGCACATTTATTCGGAGACGCAGCGAGTCCGTATATCATTGGAGTACTGTCAGATATGTTACGAGGAGACGATGCATCTGCAGTTGGACACTTTTTTGCACTGCAAAAGGCTCTATATGTACCAACTTTTATGTTGGTCGTTGCTGGCGCATTCTATTTGGCTGCCACTTTCTTTGTTGAGGATGATCGGAAAGAGGCGTTGTATCAGATGGATG cCCCCGATAACTGGCACCACGACGATCCTTCGGAAGACTTGGATGACCTACTTTCTCACGAGAATCCTGAAACAGTTGAAGGAGTTGAAGAGCATCCGGCTGATATGATTGTACCGCTTGCACATTCTGATGGAGATACAGCTTGA
- the spin-4 gene encoding Major facilitator superfamily (MFS) profile domain-containing protein (Confirmed by transcript evidence): protein MPNEIEEGSGLDVASRLAGKKKWVTCSILLLVNLLNYMDRYTIVGVMSRLATFFDIDDKGQGLLQTVFIVFYMFFAPLFGYLGDRYNRKMLMITGICIWILAVFASSFCGEGHYYLFLLCRGIVGIGEASYSTIAPTVLSDLFSGGLRSRVLMMFYFAIPVGSGLGFISGSSISQATDSWQWGVRFSPIIGIACLGLMLWLLDEPVRGACDGARQNGDEADLIGDIKYLMSIKTFYLASAASIASFFSIGTMSWWTPQYVGFSYAVIHNVPKVPETELTQINLIFGIITCMAGLLGVATGSILSRAWRDGSSIFRNHATEKADVYICALSMFVALPFLFFAIFIAEYSTNGCLILIYFAIMSMCLNWSVNVDVLMYVVVANRRATALAVQTMVAHLFGDAASPYIIGVLSDMLRGDDASAVGHFFALQKALYVPTFMLVVAGAFYLAATFFVEDDRKEALYQMDAPDNWHHDDPSEDLDDLLSHENPETVEGVEEHPADMIVPLAHSDGDTA, encoded by the exons aTGCCAAATGAAATTGAGGAAGGCAGTGGTTTGGACGTTG cCTCCCGACTTGCTGGAAAGAAGAAATGGGTTACTTGTTCCATTCTGCTTCTCGTAAACCTGCTAAACTACATGGATCGATACACAATCGTGGGAGTTATGTCGCGGCttgcaacatttttcgatATCGACGATAAGGGGCAAGGCCTTTTgcaa ACAGTTTTCATTGTGTTCTACATGTTTTTCGCGCCATTATTCGGATATTTGGGTGATCGATACAATCGAAAAATGCTAATGATCACTGGAATTTGCATATGGATTTTAGCAGTCTTTGCATCGTCTTTTTGTGGGGAAGGG caCTACTACCTGTTTCTCCTGTGCCGCGGAATTGTTGGAATCGGAGAAGCCTCGTACTCCACAATCGCTCCAACCGTCCTATCAGACCTATTCAGTGGTGGCCTCAGAAGTCGAGTACTGATGATGTTCTATTTTGCAATTCCAGTTGGAAGTGGTCTCGGATTCATTTCTGGGTCAAGTATTTCACAGGCAACAGATTCATGGCAATGGGGTGTTCGATTTTCTCCGATTATTGGAATAGCTTGTCTTGGATTGATGTTATGGTTGTTGGATGAACCAGTGAGGGGAGCTTGTGATGGAGCACGGCAGAATGGAGATGAAGCTGATTTGATTGGCGATATTAAGTACTTGATGTCCAT TAAAACATTCTACCTCGCCTCGGCCGCCTCAATTGCCTCATTCTTCTCAATTGGAACAATGAGCTGGTGGACTCCACAATACGTTGGATTCTCGTATGCAGTTATTCATAATGTGCCAAAAGTACCGGAGACGGAGCTTACACA aatcaatcTAATCTTCGGAATCATAACATGCATGGCTGGCCTATTGGGTGTCGCTACAGGCTCAATTTTATCACGAGCATGGAGAGATGGTAGCTCAATCTTCCGTAATCATGCCACCGAAAAAGCCGACGTCTATATTTGTGCTCTATCAATGTTCGTGGCTCTTCCATTCCTCTTCTTTGCCATATTCATTGCTGAATACAGTACAAATGGCTGTCTAATTCTCATCTATTTCGCCATTATGTCAATGTGCCTGAACTGGTCTGTAAATGTGGATGTTCTCATGTACGTAGTGGTTGCAAACCGCCGGGCAACTGCTCTCGCCGTTCAGACAATGGTTGCACATTTATTCGGAGACGCAGCGAGTCCGTATATCATTGGAGTACTGTCAGATATGTTACGAGGAGACGATGCATCTGCAGTTGGACACTTTTTTGCACTGCAAAAGGCTCTATATGTACCAACTTTTATGTTGGTCGTTGCTGGCGCATTCTATTTGGCTGCCACTTTCTTTGTTGAGGATGATCGGAAAGAGGCGTTGTATCAGATGGATG cCCCCGATAACTGGCACCACGACGATCCTTCGGAAGACTTGGATGACCTACTTTCTCACGAGAATCCTGAAACAGTTGAAGGAGTTGAAGAGCATCCGGCTGATATGATTGTACCGCTTGCACATTCTGATGGAGATACAGCTTGA
- the rsp-3 gene encoding putative splicing factor, arginine/serine-rich 3 (Confirmed by transcript evidence): MPRGGSEDQKVYVGNLPGDVREKEVEDIFHKYGRIKYVDIKSGRGPAFAFVEFEDHRDAEDAVRARDGYEFDGRRIRVEFTRGVGPRGPGGRPLQDGGDHRGGDFRGGRGGGRGGGPQRRTGYRVIVEGLPPTGSWQDLKDHMRDAGDVCYADVARDGTGVVEFTRYEDVKYAVRKLDDTKFRSHEGETAYIRVREDNSSGGGSGGGGRDRSRSRSPRAERRASPKYSPRRSRSRSRSRSRSRSRSASRSPSRSPSPQ; this comes from the exons ATGCCACGCGGCGGCTCAGAGGACCAAAAAGTCTACGTTGGCAACCTGCCAGGAGACGTCCGAGAGAAGGAAGTCGAGGACATTTTCCACAAGTATGGCCGCATCAAGTACGTCGATATCAAGTCAGGACGTGGACCGGCGTTCGCTTTCGTCGAGTTCGAAGATCACAG AGATGCCGAGGATGCGGTTCGTGCTCGCGATGGCTACGAATTCGATGGCCGTCGCATTCGCGTCGAGTTCACTCGTGGAGTCGGACCACGTGGCCCAGGCGGTCGCCCACTCCAAGACGGAGGTGATCACCGCGGTGGAGACTTCCGAGGAGGACGTGGTGGTGGTCGTGGAGGTGGACCTCAGAGAAGAACCGGATACCGAGTGATCGTTGAAGGTCTTCCACCAACCGGGTCGTGGCAGGATCTTAAGGATCATATGCGTGATGCTGGAGACGTCTGCTATGCGGATGTGGCTCGAGATGGAACTGGAGTCGTCGAGTTTACTCGTTACGAGGATGTCAAGTACGCTGTTCGCAAGCTTGATGACACCAAGTTCAGATCACATGAG ggTGAAACTGCCTACATTCGCGTTCGTGAGGACAACTCTTCTGGAGGCGGAAGCGGTGGTGGTGGCCGTGATCGTAGCCGTTCGCGCTCTCCAAGAGCCGAACGTCGTGCTTCGCCAAAGTACTCACCTCGTCGTTCTCGTTCCCGCTCTCGCAGCCGTTCCCGCTCTCGTTCTCGCTCGGCCAGTCGCAGTCCATCTCGCTCACCATCTCCACAATAA